In Theropithecus gelada isolate Dixy chromosome 13, Tgel_1.0, whole genome shotgun sequence, one DNA window encodes the following:
- the LOC112605262 gene encoding BBSome-interacting protein 1-like encodes MSKVAEKRRELSGKNFLEDVTTVVVCKLELLPLKSLTLVKLEKMHQAAQDMFCQQEKAEKEQWQITHWMIT; translated from the exons ATGTCCAAAGTTGCAGAAAAAAGACGAGAACTTTCAGGAAAAAACTT TCTGGAAGACGTAACCACAGTGGTGGTATGTAAACTCGAACTTTTACCCTTAAAATCTCTGACTCTGGTAAAACTAGAGAAAATGCACCAAGCAGCACAGGATATGTTTTGCCaacaagaaaaggcagaaaaggaaCAATGGCAAATAACCCACTGGATGATAACTTAG